GATGATGGCGGGGGCATCTGCAGTCCAGATCGGTTCTGCTGTTCATGATAATATAAATATTTTCAATCAAATTTGCACGGGATTAACCAGATACCTATCTGACACTAATTACACTTTGCACGAGATAATCGGTCTTGCTCACAGGAGAATGGACCAATGAGACCAATGGATGCCGTAATTACAGAAGTTATCAGGGAGACTCCCTCAATAACCACCCTAAAAACCGATCTTGAACTTGATGCCACCCCTGGTCAGTTCGTTATGGTCTGGGTCAGGGGAGTGGATGAAATCCCGATGGCATTATCATTTTCGAATGGTATTACTGTGCAGAAGGTCGGTGATGCAACCTCCGCGCTTTCAGATATGCATGTGGGTGATAGTATAGGTATCAGGGGTCCCTTCGGGAAGGGATTTGAAATAACTGGAAACAGAATAATGATCATTGCAGGAGGGGTGGGCGGTGCACCATTATTACCACTGGCAGAACATGCACAGGATATTGAAGTGCACACCTTGATCGGGGCTAAGACCTCAAAAGAACTGCTTTTTGAAGATCGATTCTCAAAATATGGTGCCGTGAGTGTGGCTACCGATGATGGGAGTAAAGGGTATCATGGTTTTCTTACCGGGCTTATGTCGATGTACGACCTGGAAGATTTTGACCAGTTCTATGTGTGCGGTCCAGAATTGATGATGAGAGGAGTGCTGGATATTCTACACGGCCTTGAATGCAGATCACAGTTTAGTCTTCACAGATATTTCAAATGCGGGATTGGAGTATGCGGAGCATGTGTAATTGACCCGCTGGGTTTGCGGGTGTGCAAGGATGGACCTGTTTTTACGGGAGATATTCTTATTGAAAGTGAGTTGGGGAAATACCACAGGGATGCCACCGGAAGAAAGATAAAATTATGAGTGGCACAGCCGGGTATGCTATGATGAAGAGAGCTGTTCTACTTTTTCTGGTTTATAAATGAATATCCAAACCGCAACCAAAAATCAGCATTCCTGGAATAACCAGAGGAAATAACAGATCAATCCAGAAAGTTTAATGGGGGACTGTCTTCAAAATCTCCAGCTTCTCTAAAATCAATATAAGGGTAATTTATAAAAAGATTCAAAACTTTTAATTATAGATAATTATGATCGGCAGATTCAAATTTGAAGATCAGATATTTACAGGGAAAATAAATGATGGTAAAGTCATAGTAAAGCAGGACCTATACTTTGATACATATAACCTTGAAGACCTGCAACTACTCCCGCCAACAAACCCCAGTAAGATCATCTGTGTGGGATTGAATTATATTGATCATGCTAAAGAATTGAAAATGTCACTGCCTGATCATCCTATAATATTCTTAAAACCCCCTTCGTCCATTATAGGGGATGGAGATAATATTGTATATCCACCAAACAGCCAGGTGCTGGATTACGAAGCTGAACTTGCTGTAGTGATCAGTAAACATTGTAAAAATGTTCTGACAAAAAAGGTAAAAGACGTTATACTGGGATTTACCTGTTTCAATGATGTTACTGCCCGGGATCTCCAGAAAATAGATAACCAGTGGACCAGGGCAAAATGTTTTGATACATTTGCACCCATCGGCCCGTATATTATCGAACCCAATAAGATCAACCTAGGTGATGCTTTTATAAAAACCAGGGTCAATGGCAAGATCAGACAGAATTCCAATATAAATAATATGATCTTCGATGTTCCATTCCTTATTGAATTTATTTCCAACATAATGACATTGGAGGAAGGTGACATTATTGCCACAGGAACACCCGCAGGTGTTGGCCCCCTCCACATCGGTGATACAGTAGAAATCGAAATTCAGGGTATTGGTATATTAAAAAATCATGTGGTCAGTTAATTCCATTTACAATTAAAGGAATTAATCAATGTCATCGGATTCGTTTTCTTCTTTATTTTCCTGCTTATTTTCCACTTCAAAACCCATATATGTCCTATATACTGCAAGCATGAAACCGTATGCTGCCGGGCCGACAATAATTCCAATGGCTCCTACAACAAAAAGGGGTGCAGTAAATGCAAGTAGAGTAATAATTGGATGTATATGTCCACGCTGCATCATTAGTCTGGGTCTAATTATATTTCCGGGGATGGTTTCAAGGAACAACCAGCCAAAAATTAGCAATATCACAGCTTTGACCGGCTGATTGGTTAGGAAATAGAAAATGGACGCCGGTATATAGAAGGTACCTGGTCCGACAATGGGCAATAAAGCCAGGATGGCAATAATAGCACCCCACATGGCTGGATAAGGAACTCTTAATAGTGTAAGACCTATAGCCCCGATAATACCTGTTAGAATGCAGACTATTAGATAAACGTTGAACAGGCTGTTATAAATGCTGTCCAGATGGTCAAGAAAATCTTTAACAATATTTACCCTGTTTGATGGTAAGATCTCGATAAATGTATGTAATATGTTATCTCCGTCAATTAACAGGTAATATACCATAAATATAACTACTACAAGTTGCAGGGTGATAATCGCCAGATCAGAAATAAAATTCACTACAAATTGCTGGAGATTGGTAATTATGAAAGCGATAGCGTTAGAGACAGAAGATGAAAGACTGTTTCTCATATTTTCCTGGATCGAATCAGGAATATAATTATCAAGCAATTCCATTGCACTATTGATGACTGCATTCACATCATATTCCATCACTATAGGCTGGAATCTTGCGAGTTCGTAGCCTAGTATGAATATGATGTTCAGAAAAACAGCTGAAAAAATTGCGGCTACTACAACGATAGTCAGAATCGCCGAGATCCTTTGGCTTTGTATCTTTGTAATTTTTCGCAGAGTCCTATCGAGAGGACGGAGCACATAAGCACTAAATAGACTCAGAATTATTACATTTAGGAATGGCCATGAAAGATATATGACCAATAGAGATGCAGCTATCACTATGATCAAAACAAGTAATATGAAACGTTTGCGTGCAAGTGAATTAATCATCAGAATTAATTTATTTTATTTATTTATATGTAGCTAACAATATTCTCTCAACTCCCATTAAAATTTCAAAGCCTGGAAGTCCTTTCTTGGCAATTGTTTGGGATTTTGTTCAATTCGAATTTTCTTCATCGGTTGCACCCGTATCTGAAGTTGATTGTGAAATATCTACATCTGTTGACACATGAGGTACTACTATTGCGAAAGAAGACAATCCTGGTGTATGTACTGAATACTGATAGTAACTACTCTCAATCCCATTATAAGTAGTCATAAGGGGCTGCCATTCGCTATTGTGGAACCTATACATTATAATTGTTGGGGAATTCTCAAATAAGCTCTGCGGCTGGTACCTCCAGAACTGAATCTGGATCAGGTTTTGAAATTATTTTAAATGAATAACTCTGGGACGATGAGAATGAAGGTTTACTTGTATCACCAGTATTTACTTTGATATTTGCAGTACCTGGATGAGTTCCAAGAGAAAGGCCAATGATCTTGATTTCATATGTTAATTTATGGTTAATCGGACTATATCCGAAATCATATCCATATCCATACCCATAACCGAAATC
This Methanosarcinales archaeon DNA region includes the following protein-coding sequences:
- a CDS encoding fumarylacetoacetate hydrolase family protein, which encodes MIGRFKFEDQIFTGKINDGKVIVKQDLYFDTYNLEDLQLLPPTNPSKIICVGLNYIDHAKELKMSLPDHPIIFLKPPSSIIGDGDNIVYPPNSQVLDYEAELAVVISKHCKNVLTKKVKDVILGFTCFNDVTARDLQKIDNQWTRAKCFDTFAPIGPYIIEPNKINLGDAFIKTRVNGKIRQNSNINNMIFDVPFLIEFISNIMTLEEGDIIATGTPAGVGPLHIGDTVEIEIQGIGILKNHVVS
- a CDS encoding PGF-pre-PGF domain-containing protein, translated to MYRFHNSEWQPLMTTYNGIESSYYQYSVHTPGLSSFAIVVPHVSTDVDISQSTSDTGATDEENSN
- a CDS encoding AI-2E family transporter produces the protein MINSLARKRFILLVLIIVIAASLLVIYLSWPFLNVIILSLFSAYVLRPLDRTLRKITKIQSQRISAILTIVVVAAIFSAVFLNIIFILGYELARFQPIVMEYDVNAVINSAMELLDNYIPDSIQENMRNSLSSSVSNAIAFIITNLQQFVVNFISDLAIITLQLVVVIFMVYYLLIDGDNILHTFIEILPSNRVNIVKDFLDHLDSIYNSLFNVYLIVCILTGIIGAIGLTLLRVPYPAMWGAIIAILALLPIVGPGTFYIPASIFYFLTNQPVKAVILLIFGWLFLETIPGNIIRPRLMMQRGHIHPIITLLAFTAPLFVVGAIGIIVGPAAYGFMLAVYRTYMGFEVENKQENKEENESDDID
- a CDS encoding dihydroorotate dehydrogenase electron transfer subunit, with the translated sequence MRPMDAVITEVIRETPSITTLKTDLELDATPGQFVMVWVRGVDEIPMALSFSNGITVQKVGDATSALSDMHVGDSIGIRGPFGKGFEITGNRIMIIAGGVGGAPLLPLAEHAQDIEVHTLIGAKTSKELLFEDRFSKYGAVSVATDDGSKGYHGFLTGLMSMYDLEDFDQFYVCGPELMMRGVLDILHGLECRSQFSLHRYFKCGIGVCGACVIDPLGLRVCKDGPVFTGDILIESELGKYHRDATGRKIKL